A part of Jaculus jaculus isolate mJacJac1 chromosome 17, mJacJac1.mat.Y.cur, whole genome shotgun sequence genomic DNA contains:
- the Zic1 gene encoding zinc finger protein ZIC 1, which translates to MLLDAGPQYPAIGVTTFGASRHHSAGDVAERDVGLGINPFADGMGAFKLNPSSHELASAGQTAFTSQAPGYAAAAALGHHHHPGHVGSYSSAAFNSTRDFLFRNRGFGDAAAASAQHSLFAASAGGFGGPHGHTDAAGHLLFPGLHEQAAGHASPNVVNGQMRLGFSGDMYPRPEQYGQVTSPRSEHYAAPQLHGYGPMNVNMAAHHGAGAFFRYMRQPIKQELICKWIEPEQLANPKKSCNKTFSTMHELVTHVTVEHVGGPEQSNHICFWEECPREGKPFKAKYKLVNHIRVHTGEKPFPCPFPGCGKVFARSENLKIHKRTHTGEKPFKCEFEGCDRRFANSSDRKKHMHVHTSDKPYLCKMCDKSYTHPSSLRKHMKVHESSSQGSQPSPAASSGYESSTPPTIVSPSTDNPTTSSMSPSSSAVHHTAGHSALSSNFNEWYV; encoded by the exons ATGCTCCTGGACGCTGGCCCCCAGTACCCCGCGATCGGCGTGACCACCTTCGGCGCATCCCGCCACCACTCGGCGGGCGACGTGGCCGAGAGAGACGTGGGCCTGGGCATCAACCCGTTCGCCGACGGCATGGGTGCCTTCAAGCTCAACCCCAGTTCGCACGAGCTGGCCTCGGCCGGCCAGACGGCCTTCACGTCGCAGGCGCCGGGCTACGCGGCCGCCGCGGCCTtgggccaccaccaccacccgggCCACGTCGGTTCCTATTCCAGTGCGGCTTTCAATTCTACGCGGGACTTTCTGTTCCGCAACCGGGGTTTTGGCGACGCGGCGGCGGCCAGCGCACAGCACAGCCTCTTCGCTGCTTCGGCCGGCGGCTTCGGGGGCCCACACGGCCACACGGACGCTGCGGGCCACCTCCTTTTCCCTGGGCTTCACGAGCAGGCGGCGGGCCACGCTTCACCCAACGTGGTCAACGGGCAGATGAGGCTCGGCTTTTCGGGGGACATGTACCCACGGCCCGAGCAGTACGGCCAGGTGACCAGCCCGCGGTCTGAGCACTATGCCGCGCCACAGCTGCACGGCTACGGGCCCATGAACGTGAACATGGCTGCGCATCACGGCGCGGGCGCCTTCTTCCGCTATATGCGCCAACCCATTAAGCAAGAGCTCATCTGTAAGTGGATCGAGCCCGAGCAGCTGGCCAACCCTAAAAAGTCGTGCAACAAAACTTTCAGCACTATGCACGAGCTGGTCACACACGTCACGGTGGAGCACGTCGGTGGTCCAGAGCAGAGTAACCACATCTGCTTTTGGGAGGAGTGTCCACGGGAGGGCAAGCCTTTCAAAGCCAAATACAAACTGGTCAACCACATCCGAGTACACACGGGCGAAAAGCCTTTTCCCTGCCCTTTCCCTGGCTGCGGCAAAGTCTTTGCGCGTTCTGAGAACCTAAAGATCCACAAAAGGACGCACACAG GGGAGAAGCCGTTCAAGTGCGAGTTCGAGGGCTGCGACCGGCGCTTCGCTAACAGCAGCGATCGCAagaagcacatgcatgtgcacacgagCGACAAGCCCTACCTGTGTAAGATGTGCGACAAGTCCTACACGCATCCCAGCTCGTTACGCAAACACATGAAG GTCCACGAATCCTCCTCTCAGGGCTCGCAGCCTTCACCCGCCGCCAGCTCGGGCTATGAGTCGTCCACGCCACCCACCATCGTGTCTCCTTCCACAGACAACCCGACCACCAGCTCCATGTCGCCCTCCTCCTCTGCTGTCCATCACACAGCCGGCCACAGTGCGCTTTCTTCCAATTTTAACGAATGGTACGTTTAA